The DNA window CGCGTCGACATGCACGACGCCATCACCATTGATGGCAAGGTGATCAAGCGCGAAGAAGCCGCCGAATCGGTCCGCCGCGTGATCATGTACAACAAACCCGATGGCGAGATCTGCACCCGTGACGACCCGGAAGGCCGTCCGACCGTGTTCGACAAGCTGCCGCGCCCGAAAGAAGGGCGCTGGATCAACATTGGCCGCCTCGACATCAACACCACCGGTTTGCTGATGTTCACCACCGATGGTGAACTGGCCAACCGTCTGATGCACCCGTCCTACGAGATGGACCGCGAGTACGCCGTGCGTGTACGCGGTGAAGTCGACGACGAAATGATCGAGCGCCTGAAGGCCGGCGTCGTGCTGGAAGACGGCCCGGCCAAGTTCACTGACATCAAGCAGGCGCCGGGTGGCGAAGGCTTCAACCACTGGTATCACTGCGTGGTGATGGAAGGTCGTAACCGTGAGGTTCGTCGTCTGTGGGAATCGCAAGGTCTGGTGGTCAGCCGTCTGAAGCGCGTGCGTTTCGGTCCGGTGTTTCTCAACTCTGACCTGCCGATGGGCCGCTGGCGCGAAATGAGCCAGTACGAAGTCGACATCCTCAGCGCTGAAGTGGGCCTGACGCCGGTTGCCATGCCGCAGCTGAACGCCAAGAGCAAAGACAAGCTTGAGCGTATGCAGCGCAAATCGTCGCGGCCGATGGCCAAGACCGAGCGCGTACGCACTCTGCGTCCAGCCGCTGGCGCGCCGACCGGCCCACGTCCGGGCCGCGAGCCGCAGATCGAAGGCGAGCGTCCAGGTCGCAAGCCAATCGCCCGTGACGGCGAGCGCGCTCCGCGTCCGGCCAACGGTCGCACTGAGCGTGGCGAGCGTGGTGCGCCTGCCGGTCGTGGTACGCCAGTGGCGGATCGCCCGGCGGACACCACCAACAAGCGTCCGGCCAAGCCTGCGCCGAAGCGCCCAGGGATCAAACTGGTCGACGGCGACAAGCCATCGGGCAAGCGTCGCGGTGCACCGGCTGGTTCCGGCCAGCGTCCGGGTTTCGGTCGCAAGAAGCCGGAATGAGGCAGTTGTGAGCTTTGAGCTGCAAGCTTCAAGCTAAAGCGAAAACGCCAACCTTAGGGTTGGCGTTTTTTTTCGTCTGGCGAAAGTGTTGTGGTGGCCGGCCCGACCCCATCGCGGGCAAGCCCGCTCCCACAGGTTTCATTGGTGCACATAACATCTGTGAATAACACAAAACCCTCTGGGAGCTGGCTTGCCAGCGATGAGGCCTGAAGCAGCACCATCGATTCCAGACTTAGAAAACAAATCGTCCATCAAACACTGGCTTGTCATCCAGGGCCAACACCCCACTGGAGAAGATCAGATCCAGGTGATGACTGCCCTTGGCCCCACCCCCAAGCCCCAGATGCAACCCACAATGCCGCTCTTCGAACCCCGCATTACGCGCATACAAATCCTTCACGCCTTCATTGGTGCCAATCCCCAACTCCTCAATTCGCCGGTTCGACGGATTGGCGTCCAGATACTTGTTGAAATCATGCTCAAGCCCCGGCACGTCCGTGGCGATGCGGCTGATGGTCGAGTTCTCGATCCACAACTCCAGCGGCGACTCCAGCACGCCATATTTGCGTGCAAACGGAATGGTGCTGAGGAAGGTGCCCTTGAACTTCACATGGCCATTGATTTCTTCGCTGTGAGTCGCGATCTCACCGGGCGCCAGGTCGAAGTTGCCGACACCGTTGATGTCGGTCCACTTCTTGATACTGCTCAAAGGTGTTTCAAACCGTGAGCCGTGCTCATCGGTAAAGCTCAGCGTGGTGGCCTGGGACATGCGCTGGATCAAGTGGCTGTTGAGCCCGGCAATTCGCTGTGGGGCGATGCTGAAGGTGTCAAAGAAGTAATCGCCGTAATCCTTGAACAGTAGCGACTTCTTCCAGTTTTCCGCCATCACCGATTGCAGCGCGCGGATAAATTCCGGGCCGTCAGGGCGCGGGTTGGGCAGGGTGGAAGAGTCGTAGAAGAAAATGTACAGATCGCTGT is part of the Pseudomonas sp. TH06 genome and encodes:
- the rluB gene encoding 23S rRNA pseudouridine(2605) synthase RluB — protein: MSDIIQKDDKEIGPAGEKLQKVLARIGVGSRRDVEAWISQGRIKVNGKDATLGLRVDMHDAITIDGKVIKREEAAESVRRVIMYNKPDGEICTRDDPEGRPTVFDKLPRPKEGRWINIGRLDINTTGLLMFTTDGELANRLMHPSYEMDREYAVRVRGEVDDEMIERLKAGVVLEDGPAKFTDIKQAPGGEGFNHWYHCVVMEGRNREVRRLWESQGLVVSRLKRVRFGPVFLNSDLPMGRWREMSQYEVDILSAEVGLTPVAMPQLNAKSKDKLERMQRKSSRPMAKTERVRTLRPAAGAPTGPRPGREPQIEGERPGRKPIARDGERAPRPANGRTERGERGAPAGRGTPVADRPADTTNKRPAKPAPKRPGIKLVDGDKPSGKRRGAPAGSGQRPGFGRKKPE
- a CDS encoding leucyl aminopeptidase codes for the protein MDKPRAISHFLYYLEHHPALAGLDSAKVLLGHTADYEALTGAIAEQAGDHPRFTFSARRLDLESTAALTSAIIDSDLYIFFYDSSTLPNPRPDGPEFIRALQSVMAENWKKSLLFKDYGDYFFDTFSIAPQRIAGLNSHLIQRMSQATTLSFTDEHGSRFETPLSSIKKWTDINGVGNFDLAPGEIATHSEEINGHVKFKGTFLSTIPFARKYGVLESPLELWIENSTISRIATDVPGLEHDFNKYLDANPSNRRIEELGIGTNEGVKDLYARNAGFEERHCGLHLGLGGGAKGSHHLDLIFSSGVLALDDKPVFDGRFVF